TATAATATCCTCTCTTAAGTTCTATCTTCCTCCCATTCCTCTTTCTCTCCCTTTGTCCAGGTTCAGGATCCGGGTCTACTGTTATGTCTGTGCTACAATGACGTGATCAGAGCAGCTGtcatgtgtgtttatttgtgaagCCATCCTCTGGGTGTGGCCTTGATGACCATTTACCCCATactaacacagatgacatattacAGGGATTTCTGTGGCATTTATCAAATAGACATGAGGTTATATAAAGCCATTTGCAAATGCAGAGAGAGCAGATGGGATCTGCTGTTAATCCCATGCTGAGCCAAGCCTGCTTGTGGATCTGCTTGGAAAAAGCAGCATCCGAAACTACTAGCCAGCTCATACTCTCTAAAACTATCCTTCCACCATCATCTCCTTCAGCTGTGTACCTTATTCTTAAGCATGCTATACACTTCCATTCACTGGCAGACTCACCTTCCTGTAGGATCTTGGATACAGGTCTTACTAATAAGTTATAACTTTAGCTATTAAATTTATAATGTCTGTTAACGGTATAAATCAgggttatatatataaaaaaaaagttttctattTGTTCACTGGACATTAACTGTGAACCCAAAAATTGCCAAAGAAGGGAATTATAAAGTCGTTCGATTCTGTTTTTCCCATTTCCTTGCTTCTGACCAAAAATATTTTATCATTTCTGCTCAtgtttacctccgccaactttgttagaggaagttatgtttttgcctccatttgtttgtttgtttgtctgttcccaatgtaactcaaaaagtagtgaatgaactttgaggaaattttgaggaaaggtggaccatgggccaaggaacaattgactagattttgatgaaaatccaaatatgtggtttggagaaggtatacactctaccaagtgcccatcTAAGCTGTTTAGATGAAACATTATTTGACACAGTTATAACAGAGGTTCTAATTTTATTATTGCACAGATGTACatgaatatttaacaattattctacaaaatcgagtcatacatgagctgatagccaacaaggcgtGTAGCGCcaaattggctataagccatgtatgacgagattgagtggaataattgttttattatatccacattcactggattttgagaaacagaacatttttatttttattttttgcaaatttgatacataaaaactttgtacaataccggtacatccgacaaaatcatttctgctcagGTGGGCTTCTTAAAAACCTGtcaatggctgcacaaattgactttagtgttttgtttttgtttgttttttgtttttttgtagaaagtgtgtcttgctgttgtgccgaggtatagaatagctttagacattcatttaattctttcttggacatttcagtgatataattttcaaacttctttgagcttttgaatcaGTCTAAAAACATTaagcaaattttaatgcttaaagttgAAGTAtgcaaacaaaccagtgaaatgatagtaataatttgtgaaaaatgatataataataattcttgaaaaattaaaaaaagccatcaaatactttcattctatattttgttgctttttttgtatttttggggggtttgttttcgagtagaattcttatttcgtcctcagttggttcagcaacacgctccgccattttgtttttgtctgctcacggtatatgagctgatagcctagtagttgagtagccaatcagagcatgcgattgctcatatccagtgaatgtggatataataatgtaGTAATTCAAAAATAATAATGTCTGTTAGCTGAGTAATTCACTCATTCACTGAGTTAATGAGTGACTCTCTTGTAAGTTCAGCAATGTTTAttcatttgtttatatttttattttaatttacacatttattttatgtGTAATTATGATACTaggatatgtactgtatatattactGTAAAGTCGTCTAGTCCATTTCTGTGCATATTGCATatgttttcatattttatatacgaTTCACTTTTATTAATGCAGTGTCTGAGCAGTTGGCAATCATAGTAGCATTGATGGTTGTAATAAGCAAAGCAAGTTGGAGGCATCCAGAAGCGCTCAAGTTGGTGTTCCAATATCACTACACATCAGGTATTCAAAATCTCTAACCTAAGGACACTACTGCCGTCATCAGGACACTAGGACATCTCACATGTGTGACATACTTTATCCTGATATGGATCAAAAGATTTATTGGCAAGCACAGACACCAGCACGGTGCAGGTCCTCAGCCATGCCTTCTCTTTAGGATTTTTCTTGTCCAGCCAGGGTCGTCAGATGATCTCAGCCTCTGGGCCCAGAAGCTAGGCTCACACCTTTTCTAGAATCTATAAGCATTATTATTGTGGATTATAGATGGTCCTAGAAAAGAGAAAAGATGACCATTTGACATTTTAGTTTGTTATTGAAGATCTGAATGACAATGCTGTGTAACTGGAGTATTTCCATTACAAAgtttgcgatgacctggcgacttgtccagggtgtaccccgcctctcgcccatagtcagctgggataggctccagcttacccatgaccctgcacaggataagcagttatgaatATTGGAATGGATAATATTCctttgggaaaaaaataaaaaatttggaAAGgttagcaaaaaaaacccaataacaacaacaacaacatagaaGCAGTATATGTACGGGTAAGTGGGTGGAGCAGCTAACTAAAATGGTCATTtagtcattcatcttcagtaaccctgGTTATCCTGGTCAGTGATAGTGCTGAAACCTTGTAAACCCCCCTTACAGTATTTATGACATCAAATGCTATTTGAATAATTATCTAAAATTGGtgccaaaaaaaaatctaaaaaaacccCAGATAAATTATGTTTTATTACATATGTACTTTTATAAAGTGCAGTTTTTATTAGTCGTATGCATCCCCAAACTTAAACCATCTGATTATACAGTACATAGTAATGAGTAagtgtgtccaaacgtttgactggtaccGTACCGCTCACCCCAAATTTTTGATGTAaaaagatccatccattatctgtaaccgcttatcctgtgcagggtcgcgggcaagctggagcctttcccagctgactatgggtgagaggcggggtacaccctggacaagtcgccaggtcatcacagggctgacacatagagacaaacaaccattcacattcacacctacggtcaatttcgagcctccaattagcctaacctgcatgtttttggactgtgggggaaaccggagcacccggaggaaacccatgcggacacggggagaacatgcaaactccgcacagaaaggcccctgtcggccactgggctcgaacccagaaccttcttcttgctgtgaagtgacagtgctaaccactacaccactgtgccgccccacataaAAAGATACTGTACATTTTTTAAAGCCTTATTTGACATGCATATAAatctttaaaacatctgtgccatATCCTCCTGTTGTTTAGTTGTTGCTACCTTTTAGAGATGGAGTCCAATAAGTTGTACATACGAAGATGAGATTTTGAATTCCAATGTGATTTGTCTGTTTGTGACCCTTTTGTTTTCCCCATTCCCCTATGACCCCATTTTGTCTGTATTCGTCCACAGGATTGCTGGACACTGTtagatcattcattcattcattcattcattcatttctcatTCTTAGACAACATATAAATCATTAAATCATATGTCAAAAATAATTGATAAAATTACAAAATCTGATTAAAGTATTAAATAGAAAATTGCAGATCAATCTCATTTTTTCATCTAACATGTTTGACAAAATTagtaaattaattaaataacagCAGGACTAAAGTAACCAATAAAACTGCATTAATTACAAAAGTACTGGTATGAAGTATATTTATGCTGATTATATTTATATAAGTGACAGCTAGTCATTATAACATTACTAAAGTTTAATTAATAcaccatatggccaaaagtttgtgaacacctgaccatcacaaccaTAAATAGGCCATCCCTCAACTGTTGCTACAAACTTGGAAGCACATAACTGTCTACAAAGTCTGCAAACTGTATCAATAAGGTTCCCCTTCACTGGAATTAAGGGGCCCAAatgtgttccagcatgacaatgtccctGCATGCAAAGCAAgttccataaagacatggtttgccaaagtagGACTGGATGAACTCAAATGATCTGCAcacagccctgacttcaacctcaCTGAatggctcttgtggctgaatgggcaaatccctacagtcacattccaaaatctagtggaatctTTCTCTGAAGGCTGTTGGAGGAGCAAAGTGGGGATACCTCCATATTAATGCCCATGAATTTGGAATAAGATGATTAAGAAGCACATAGAAGTGTAATGGTCAggtatccacatacttttggcaatatagtgtatgccaaaataaaaaaaaatgtacccATGAGGAATAACGACCAACTTATTACAACAACCATCATATTTATGCCAAATGAATGCATTTATGAGCAAACCATTACAACTGCAGCTAGCTTAGGGTATGTAGTATCATGTCATTTTCAAAGTCTGATCAAACAGCAGGAAACAAGACCAAAAAAAAGGACCAAAAAAGTGGACATTAGGCTTAGAAGAGAATACTtaaggctacggtcacactacagctcgcgatgctttgcattTGATGTCAGCTCATTTTgcatttgatgtcagcagcacgtttcaaaaagttgggacggggcaataaaagactgaaaaactTGAGTAATACTAAAAAACAacttaatttggttaattggtaacaggtcagtaacatgattggatatGAAAAGAGAATACCTAAGGCtgtgctcgcgatgctttgcggtaggctatcgatgaaaatgaggcattttggtggcaatgcatGGCGATGTGTACTTTgtacaggcgagctaaaagttgtggtcacacagcaagcGAGCACTTGGCCCTTTTCTTTTGACAAGAATTGGCATTTTTCCTTGGAAGAATGCTTGAGGGTTTTATATGTATCAGCATCTGGCAGGAGAATGATCACCGATGCCTTGCTAAAAAGATTTCGGCAATGCATGACATCAGCGCCAACCAATCAGCAACAATCACAAATGCATCCTCTAACCATTGCCAAACATTTGCCAAATATTCATGAATCCTTCGCCCAACCAATGACGAGCCTTGGTGAAGGATCGCCGAATGTAAATGAACTTCAAGTCTGGGCAAAGTTTAGGCTATGCCTCACTGCTGTGTCGCCAAGGCCTGTGTGTGCATCagggatatggatttgaaacaaatacatctcaagaggctcggtGAAGGTTCCCTGTGCTTTGGGAAGTATTCCCGAACTCATTTGTGAGCATTCGCCGCTTAGTTTGCCAATGAAAACATCGCCACTAACGACgcttttggccactcacgaggtggagacgcaccaaacaaacaaaacgaaacaaaacaaaaacttgtGAACCTCGGAGAACATTCGCTGTGCATCACATGATTGGTGgcgtaccaatttttcatcgccacaTATTCGCAAATCCATCATGAGCTGTCATGTGACCAGGGCCTAATCATACTTTAAATATTTCCACGCTCCCAGCTTTGTTGTGTAATCAAATCATATATTGAAGCATATGATTTTTcctagatccatccatccattatctgtagccgcttatcctgtgtagggtcgcaggcaagctggagcctatcccagctgactatgggcgatttGTCCTAGATGTCGGATAAAAATGATTGtgactaatgaatgaatgaatgaatcattaATTCATTTGTTCATTAATTCAATTTTAAATGCAACAGAACTGCATCATTTACAATATAAAGATTTCAAAGGTACATATGAGAAGAAGGATGTTAGGATTTAAAGACAATGATGGCATTTATGACCACAACTTTATGAAACCTTGTAAAATCACACAAAGCCCTATGATATTTGAAGCGTAGTGTTCATAAattgtttgcaaaaaaaaaagttatgaaagAAATTTGACAATGAGTGGGAAATATTGTAGTGATATAGCAATTGTAAAAGCATTAAGACAAAgtatatacctgtgtgtgtgtgtgtgtgtgtgtgtgtgtgtgtgtgtgtgtgtgtgtgtgtaatgagaaCAGTGCTGACAGCTGATGCAATAGTGATGTGATGCAGCTAGAGATAATCTGCCTGCTTCTAATGGCTCTTCCAGAATAATGGCAAGCAAATGCTGTCAAAATCACCAATCAAATATCATCCATTTTATGAAGTATGCATGTAACGTGTTCTTTAAAAACAGCCACGGTCTTGGTAACAAGAATCAGAGGTGTGAAAATGGATTTTCACGGTAGATGTTTGGGACCAGAAAATAACCAAAATGATATACACTACTTTAAAGCTTTAAATGTTCTGGATTCCGTACTCATTTTGATTTCAGGATGAATGCAATGAATGTATAATATGTTTACAATGTAAAGACTCATATTAAACTGACCGTGCCTTACCTTTCTAGGCTTGGTTGCTGGGGAATTATTGCCCAGTTTGGAAAgttataaggaaaaaaaaaataaagacagaCAGAAACTCAGTATCTTCTGCTATCCATGAGACCTGCTGACCAGTATTTTATACCAGTGTGCTCCTCTTCTGTTGTGTATCAGGGGTGGGTGGCACATAGCTGTTGACGCCACTGTTGTTTTTCTTGTTATACTGGGCAGATGGTGGAGAGTTCGCCACAAGCTGAACAGGAGCCTGCTGCTGTGGGGCCAGAGGCTCTGAATCATACTCCTTAGTGGGGTCTTTGCCTCGGCAGTCGTAGAGGACGCaagagatgaggaagaccaggagCAGGATCACGTAGCTAGCAATGAGAATAATGAGGTTTAAAGTGACTGGGTCAATCTCCAGGTATAATTCCATAAAACCCATGGCAATGCTTCATTCCTCACGCCATGCTCTGAGAGAAATGTAGGCACCATAGACCATCGTCTTGTGTCTCTGCTGAAATATCCCGGAGAGCAACAGCAGGGCCATCTATATATGGAGATTTGCAGTGAAAAGGTTTTAATCCTCAGTGCTACTCCTAAATCCTGATCCTTTTAATGACTGTAGCTTTCATTGTAATTTTATCAGCTGGATGCTGcagatgggcggcacagtggtgtagtggttagcactgtcacctcacagcaagaagtttcccaGGACCTTCTGAAGTCTGCTGTAATTTGCATCCTTCCTATGGAAGTTAGTAACTTTTAACATGCCACTGTGACATGCATACCATCACATGTGCTATGGTTGAGGGTTTTATTGAGAAGTTCTCATACAGGACTTCTACAGAACATAACTCAAATGGTTGACTAATCACTTAGATAATTGACTGGTTACTTTTATCTACTCTAGATAgcaggtggtacggtggtgtagtgattagcactgttgcctcacagcaagaaggttccgggttcaagccaAGTGGCCGACGGggtctttttgtgtggagtttgcacattctccctgtgtctgtgtgggtttcctctgggtgctctggtttcccccacagtccaaagaggttaattggtggctctaaattgaccgtaggtgtgaatgtgagtgtgaatggttgtttgtgtcagccctgtgatatatctggtgacttgtccagggtgtaccccgcctctcgcccatagtcagctgggataggctccagcttgcccgcgaccctgcacaggataagcggttacagataatggatggatggatgcatgctgCAGGATGAATTTTGACAAATCACATGCAGATGTAGAGATATAACACCTTTATAGTAGCATCGTTTTCACTTTAGTCAGTTGAAATATTCAGTACACATGCATTACGTACAGTATATATTAGAGTTTGAATATGTCTTCTTTTGCAAAAACATAAATTAGGAGTTTgctatgaaaaataaaaaatgaaagtgCACAGCACTATTATTTACTTTATATCTGACTGTGGAGTTTATGTTTCAGAGAGTATCCTTATGGAAGCTGTAAATGAATAATgaataatgacaagataattcttAATGACAACTGAACATGGGAAACTATGAGAAAGGAACATGATTTGTGGCATCTGTTGGACTGTGTTGCTCTTCTGACAATATGTCTGCACATGAGTGCATATTGGTGGGTCACATATGCCATTGCATATATACTGTAAAGTGACAGATTAAAGATTTTAGGTCAGTGGTCACCAACTTGGCTCTACAAAAGCTATCTTCCTACAGAGGAAGCTAAATCCACCTGCGTCACTTAATAAACTACATTAATCTATGCTGGATTAGGACTGGGACAGAATTGTGTATGAAGATAGGAATGGAGTTGATAACCACTGGTCTAGGCTCTAGTTCTCTtttttctatttcttttttttttagaaagtgaGTTTggatacggggcggcacggtggtgtagtggttagtgctgtcacctcacagcaagaaggtcctgggttcgagccccggggccggcaagggcctttctgtgcggagtttgcatgttctccccgtgtctgcgtgggtttcctccgggtgctccggtttcccccacagtccaaagacatgcaggttaggttaactggtgactctaaattgaccgtaggtgtgaatgtgagtgtgaatggttgtctgtgtctatgtgtcagccctgtgatgacctggcgacttgtccagggtgtaccccgcctttcgcccgtagtcagctgggataggctccagcttgcctgcaaccctgtagaacaggataaagcggctagagataatgagatgagataataataataatggcttctttcatggtatatcagatatattccattcagctagcatgatattgaactgatgttcaactcgttcaatatcatgctagctgaatggaatatatctgatataccacaaaaaaagccagccaatattatttaaatatgtcactcagatctgcgatgtattttggatgaaaaatatgagtttttcaacatgagaagataaacttcatatcttcaagccagtgtgtgattttatttttattacatagacacattcacaaataaaacgtatgcaaatttatcaaaaaaatgaataaatttcctcatgagtggcaTATGGAAAATTATGTCATGGTTGTAGTTCTCAATGTCCCGGctttagctcgtatgaaaaatacgacacTCGTGtctatgttttatatatatatatatatatatatatatatatatatatatatatatatatatatatacacaactgtTATAAATACAGATTAGACACGATTAGTCattctactaaaataaatataaaatatgaatTGCATGATAAAGtcaaataaaatataaagtgaTTAATGTTAAAATGGTACATTGCTACATACAGTCTTATTATAATACTGTACAAATACAGTTCAGTGttataaaatgtattttattcATGATATATACTTCTTGATATAAAATTTTGTCATGACAGCTTGCACGGTATCTAGTCTGTCTCACCAGAATACTTAAAACATCTGTGCATTTGTTTTTACAGCTGTCTTGGCTGAAAtcccagaccaaaaaaaaaaaggcctactAATTTGCAACGTTTGCCTTGCTCACTAAGAATGTATCACAGCTCTCGagcaaaacattttttaaattaattatacTCTATGCTTTATATGTggaactctatctatctatctatctatctatctatctatctatctatctatctgtctgtctgtctgtctgtctgtctgtctgtctgtctgtctgtctgtctgtctgtctgtcagttggGTCTCAGGCTCTCCACTAGATTGCACTGACTTGCtgaatgtctgtccatttttttgCCCTGTCTGAGTTTCCAGCGCAGTGCAGCGAGGCCGAGCAACAGCAGCAGGAGACTGCTGGATAGCAGCACCAGCCCCAGGATGGAAATGATGGAACCATGGGGGTTGAAGCTGTAGGCTACGGCTGTAACTGCAGTGCCAATCATCAGGAGCACAATGCTGAATGGTAAAGTACAACGATAGCAGGAGCCCTCTGTTCCTCCAGTGATGTTTGTCAGCTCCAGATGTTGGTCTAAGATGGAGTTTGTCCTCGCTGCACACTCAGCACTCATGTTTCAGGCTGTAGAACCACAGATATTCAGAGCACTGTGATTTTACTTCAAGCAGTTAAAGCTTTACTCAGTTGCACTTTTACTTTTCTCCATCACAGCATCTGGAAGGGCAAAGGAAGGTCTGTAGAAAGGGGAGATTT
Above is a genomic segment from Neoarius graeffei isolate fNeoGra1 chromosome 14, fNeoGra1.pri, whole genome shotgun sequence containing:
- the si:ch73-256g18.2 gene encoding small integral membrane protein 36; amino-acid sequence: MGFMELYLEIDPVTLNLIILIASYVILLLVFLISCVLYDCRGKDPTKEYDSEPLAPQQQAPVQLVANSPPSAQYNKKNNSGVNSYVPPTPDTQQKRSTLV
- the LOC132897797 gene encoding transmembrane protein 100-like gives rise to the protein MSAECAARTNSILDQHLELTNITGGTEGSCYRCTLPFSIVLLMIGTAVTAVAYSFNPHGSIISILGLVLLSSSLLLLLLGLAALRWKLRQGKKMDRHSASQCNLVESLRPN